In Citrus sinensis cultivar Valencia sweet orange chromosome 4, DVS_A1.0, whole genome shotgun sequence, one DNA window encodes the following:
- the LOC127901887 gene encoding uncharacterized protein LOC127901887 codes for MAQNNNRTLKELAAPNLDQQPLCIENPNPQVNFELKSGMIHLLPTFHGLAGEDPNKHLKEFHVVCSTMKPAGVSEEQVKLMAFPFSLADSAKEWLYYLPSGTVTTWNEMRQLFLEKYFPASKAGSIRKEICGIRQYNGEPLYDYWERFKKLCASCPHHQISDQLLIQYFYEGLLPMDRSMIDAASGGALVDKTLEAARNLIANMAANSQQFNTRNDLLPPPKRVNEVSTTSLEKQVSNLTSLVQQLALGQQMRPCGVCSMVGHATDMCPTLQEGSHEQANAVEGFLGQPRQRYDPYSNFYNEGWKDHPNFRYGNQQQGIPNVAPSRPPGYPQQRVQQPYQVRSPPPPQNQGTSLEDLVKALATNFMQF; via the coding sequence ATGGCTCAAAATAACAACCGAACACTTAAAGAGTTGGCAGCTCCTAACTTGGACCAGCAACCCTTATGCATTGAGAATCCAAACCCTCAGGTAAATTTTGAACTCAAATCTGGGAtgattcatcttcttcctaCTTTTCATGGTCTTGCAGGAGAGGATCCAAATAAGCACTTGAAGGAGTTCCATGTGGTCTGCTCCACAATGAAACCAGCCGGAGTTTCTGAAGAGCAAGTTAAGCTAATGGCCTTCCCATTCTCTTTGGCGGATTCAGCCAAGGAATGGTTGTACTATCTTCCCTCCGGTACtgtcactacatggaatgagaTGCGGCAGCtatttttggagaaatattTCCCAGCATCAAAAGCTGGCAGCATtcgaaaagaaatttgtggaaTCCGACAGTATAATGGAGAGCCGCTCTACGACTATTGGGAACGATTCAAAAAGCTATGTGCTAGTTGCCCCCACCATCAGATAAgtgatcaacttcttattcaatacttTTATGAGGGTCTACTGCCTatggataggagtatgattgatgctgctagtggaggAGCACTCGTGGATAAGACACTAGAAGCAGCCCGAAATCTCATTGCTAACATGGCTGCTAATTCCCAACAGTTTAACACTAGAAACGATCTACTGCCGCCACCTAAGCGagtcaatgaggtaagtacTACTTCTTTAGAAAAACAAGTTTCAAATCTTACTTCTTTGGTGCAACAATTAGCTCTAGGGCAACAAATGAGACCGTGTGGCGTATGTTCTATGGTCGGACATGCGACTGACATGTGCCCTACTCTCCAAGAGGGATCACATGAGCAGGCCAACGCAGTTGAGGGGTTCCTAGGCCAACCAAGACAAAGGTATGATCCCTACTCTAATTTTTACAATGAAGGGTGGAAGGATCACCCTAATTTTAGGTATGGGAACCAACAACAAGGCATTCCTAATGTGGCACCATCTCGACCACCGGGCTACCCCCAACAGCGGGTGCAACAGCCTTACCAAGTTCGGTCACCCCCACCTCCTCAAAATCAAGGTACATCTTTAGAAGATCTTGTAAAAGCTCTCGCTACTAACTTTATGCAATTCTAA